Sequence from the Platichthys flesus chromosome 2, fPlaFle2.1, whole genome shotgun sequence genome:
aaaaaaaactaaaataaagacaaatccCAGATTATTGCAGAGAGGTCACACAGTCTGAGGCTGAGATAAGATCGTTCCCTCCAGCGCCGGACAGATGTACCTGAtgctgggggggtgggggggggggattaacacacaaacagctgcattTACATTTCACCCAGTCGAGCTGTCTTGGAGTCAGAGAAGATTTTAAAAAAACCTTTGAAGTGGCTATCACTGGAGTGCAAGCAGAGCCCTGGTCCAGTTATGTTGTGTATCTCAGTGCATGCATGCAATTACCCTGAACAAAGGTGTATTGAAAATATATTGGGTGTTTGTGGtataaaagtattttgtttcTATTAGTTACAAACTTTTCTTTCTACtagattcgtttttttttttcctctttccttaGGACTGGCCAATCATTGTATCCGAGATGAATATGATtcagtattattatattattataattattatagtAACAGATTCTATTTTTATGGTAGATTTGTTGAGGTGTCAAACGTTATATTCAGATAAACTGATTACCAAAGTATATTTCAGTTTAATGGTAAGTGTGACAACGATGTGCTCCAGTGAATTAGACCTCAGATCAGTGAatcctgttcacctcctcactaAAGTTCGTAGCAGTTATCGGTTACTATACAGGAATATTTTATTCTAAAGGATATAACTATCGGGAAGTGCCAAAGTATTTAAAGATATGCCTGCTAGTGTTCAACTTGCTAATATTGAAACCTTTTTAAATCACTAGCTGTGTTTCTATAACTGTATTAAATAGAAAACTATCaccaaaatagtttttttaatttagggATCGGGCAGCTTTTAAAGGAAAAGTTCACCTTTTGGGCGGGGAATATAGTTTctcttaaaaaatataaatcttgTTTGTTCAATTTGACACAAAGCTGTTGAGTGGACCATTATCTTGCCTGGAAACCGATGCTTGTCAACCAGTAAAGGCAATGGGGAATGGTCAGTTACATAAAATCTCACCAAACagcaatttgtcatttttacatTCAGGTTTTTGTGACACttcaattaattaataatatttagGAGGTAGCGAGCTTTATATTTGACATGAGTGGAAAAACGtgaattttccaaaatgtcttttCCTTTAAAAAGTGTCTATAACCTTTTGAAAAATccagtttttcatttgaaaaaccaGTGGCTCCCCCAGTGGAAGCTCGTCACTGtccagatgtgtttttaattcactGGAGTCGTGGGAAACATTTTGTATGGATGCTTTACAAACGCAAACGGCTGTAGATATAGACGATAAACACATTATAtatacacagagagaaaacacctGTATCCAAACGTCACTAAtatgaattttctttttcctccatcCTGAACAGTTCATTAACTCTTACTTGATACTGTACCTAGTCTTATGGTAATGCTGTAGTGTGTTCTTTTCAGTTCTGtgggagtgtgtatgtgtgtacatgtgcactTGTAACTGCTGGGGGTGGTTGTGGGTGAGGGTGGGACGGGGCTACGTGTAAATAAATCAAGTACAGTTAGTGTGgaggtgtttattttttgtgtcaGTGTAAGTTAAATattctaaaataataaaaaaaataatgtattattcTCTATTGTGTTTCATGGTacattgaaaagaggaaaaaagtaGTTTTATCTTACATTTCAAATGCTTATATCTCTATGGCTTCTGGCGATACCCGTTCCATTTTATAGATTTGTCAGCACAAAATGCAATAAACCAATACCATTTTATTACAGCGACTGTGTCTCGAGTTTTTAATCACGTCTGCAAaactataaaacacacaagaggTCATGGttggaaaacaacacaagtgtCCATCGAGGGCCAAGATGTACTTTACACATGCAACATATCTTCATTGTTTAAACCACACGTTAGAAGAGTCAATCCTCTCCTGGTTAATaataattgaaaacaaaaatttgACAAATAATCAAATTTTACCAAGTGAGAACACTGCCAAGAATAAAgagattaataataattaaaaaaaacaaaaattaaaaagcagTTTACAAAAACATTCCGACAGTCTACCTATACACAGCTGGTAAATTCACTTCAGGGATCGATGTGGTGTCTACACGTACACAGGGGAAGAGTGGGCCTCGCGTTGGGAGATAGGATTCACCTGCCGCAGCCTATCAGTAGTGTCGTGGATACATGGACATGGGGGGGGCCTGGCCCATGCTCTGTGCCGGtcggacctgctgctgctgctgctgctgctgagaggcCCCGGAGCCCACCAGGTGGTTCAGAGACGGCCCGCTCTGGATCAGTGTGTCCAGAGCTTTCTGGACACTCGGGTTGTCAAAATTGATACCTGAAGTCGAGCTGGGGGGCCTTTGACCCATTGGTGCGACCGGCATCCGGCCCTGTGGGGCGCCATAGCCCTGGGATACAGCTGCAGGAGGGGCGGACATGGCGGGGCGGGGCAGGCCCTGGGAGGGGGGCAGGCCCAGGGAGCCGTAGGCCTGTGACTGGGAGCCGGAGGAGGGAAGGCCTCCAGAACCGACTGATGAGCCGGTGCCGCTGGTGAACAGGCTGAGGATCTTGGCCTGCAACTCCTGCTGGTGGCTGGAGTTAGTCGGGGCGCTGGGAGCCGCAGATAAAGCGAACTGGCTCGTCTGCTGGGGCGCGAGAGCAGaatgggaggaagaagaaagtcCTGCGGCCGAGGACGGGACatctgctggagctgcagcgtGGACTGGAGCTGCAGGGACAAAGGGTCAGTGTGAATGAGCTGCTCTGCAAACAACAGCTCTGCATAAACAAACTTAActcatgtttttcagtttacaggcaaacatggaggagtttATAGTTGCTGTTATTATTTCTCCGAGCaacatcaacagaaaaaaagaaaagaaagttcaACTGTTACCAAAACCAGAGTCGGACTAATAAGACATATGAggagttgttaaaaaaaacttttcacaGAGAAATCTTAATGAGGTTTGAtattaaacaatattaaaacCAATATAAAGAAAACTACAACAATATTTAGAACTATATGTGAAAGGTTCATTTTGGTCGATGGTATCAGTAAATCTGACCCAAATCAAACTAACTGTCACTATCGTGATTATTCAGCTCAGTGGAAAAACCGTTTGTGGAAATGTTTGGAATTTTAAATAAGAGACTAAATTCTGAAAAATTGCCACTCAAGCACAAAGTTTGTATAATTTCCTCACAGAAAATAACTGAATTTCTTTACGTCCACTGTCATTTTACACTTTAATAACCTCTTCATGATCCACAAGTCAGTTTTAAGACTTCTGGAAAAACACACGTGCTGATTTGAAAGCTCCTACCTGAAAGCGGGTCCGTAGAGCTTCGCACCAGACGGACTCGTTTGTCCTTCAGGTACGCGATGAGACTGTCCAGTTCCTCGGGGGTTACAAATCTacacagaaaccagagagaaactGGAATTACTGAAAGTGTTTCAGGTTTTTAATTAtctgagcagctgcaggttcGAATGAGAAGACATCACACACGTGTTCATGTTCAATTCCCCGAAGCTCCAGGTTCTACAAACACTTCATGACTGACGACACCAAGGAGATGAAGCTGCTACCTGTTTTCAGACAGCAGTGTGATGGCAGTGAGCACAGAGACGGGGTGGCTCTCTCTGTCGGGCTCCCTGAGTAATACATCGTCGGCCATCTTGGCGGCCTTCCTGGCGATCTCCTCTCGCTCCTTTTCGCGGTTTTCCACTTTGTAAGAATCGTAGTTGTGGGCGACGAGCATCATGGCGTCCTGCATCGGCATGTTCCGATgttctgcagagacaaagacacaaacgtGTGTTAAACACAACAAGCTGATGCAGATTTTAGATCCGGTTCTTGTtgtggtgttgttgtgttgttacctTGTGGCGTGCCAAACAGGATGTTGACGGTGCAGGAGCGGTGCACCTGGTGCTGctgggtgatgatgatggcgAAGGGGGTGCGGGCTCGGCCCACGTCCTCCAGAGCCTGAGTCAGAGAGACCTCCGTGTTGAGGAAGATCAGGTCCACCACCATGCCCAGATCACGGACCTTCCGCCCGACCGTTTCAGCATACTCCCTACAGTTATTTTCATAGCAGAGGTACACACAAGCAgacgaacacaaacacacacacagacacacacaaacaggagccacatgaaatgaaaacatatcgTGTAGTGACAGAACATTTACAGAGAGGTTTGAGGTCCAGAGGCACCAGGCTCTCCATCCAGAGAGTGAACTTACTTCTGAGCCTTGTTGACGACGATCACAGAGCAGTCGACGGGCCGGTCCGTGTCGTAGcgcctctgcagctcctcataGTACTGACGGTAGAGCTCGTTACGCCGACGCTCCTCCGGTCGAGCTCGGTCCTCCGCTGGGCACGAGGGGAAGGAGAGCCGAAGGTTTAATGTCTGGAGAGTTTCTTTTGCATTCAAAGTATGATTCTAAACTGATTTGACATGAAAATGATCACAACCCACATCTCAAGAATCTGTGTAATCGATTACTTCACATCAGAACTGCTCAGATCCACGAAACGTCTAAAATCATCACTGAAGAGAAACTTCTCACCGAGCTGGAGACCTTGATTCATCCCACATAATATTCAATAGTGTAATTCTGAAATATTTACGATAACCAACATGcttttatcattttatatttattctctgtttttatacacatcttttaaaaagtaagtatgtgtgtgtgtatatatatacacacacacacacatacaaacgatattttataatttcattACAACTGTATATTCACCCTCTGGCTCACGCCGTCCATTCCAGGGGTCTCTGTACGGGTCCCTGTAGGCTTCATCCTTCCTGCGGTAATACTCCTCTGCTCCGCTGCCGCTGCGGTAGAACCTGTCCAGGTCCTCTCTGCTGTGTGGACACAGTTCAGGTTGAGACTAAATCGTTAACACTCAACTCTAGACTTTGGACTGATGGGCACAATGTTTCACCTGAATGCAGGATCCCGTGGGTCCGCTCTGGGGTCCCCTCTCAAGTCAGCTCTGGGGTCTGCCCTGGGATCGCCTCTAGGGTCCCCCCTTGGGTCAGCTCTCAGGTCAGCTCTGGGATCACCTCTAGGGTCCCCCCTTGGATCAGCTCTCAGGTCAGCTCTGGGGTCCCCTCTGGGGTCCttgtctctgctctctgagCTACGGTAGCGGTAATCGTGGTCACGAGAGTGACCGGCCGGCCTGGCCTCCCGAGCTG
This genomic interval carries:
- the ncoa5 gene encoding nuclear receptor coactivator 5 isoform X2: MSRRRSRSPSPGNFSRSCSSTDPRDLERRIFVGNLPTNDMEKKDLGELFSPYGKVIGVSMFRGFGFVQFEHVEEAEAAKAAKKGRIYKGYKIDVNMAVERRQAKPQIQQSPPRRAPYSSYGDSKEPRPRSRSPVYGRDGRDGRESRDGRDSAREARPAGHSRDHDYRYRSSESRDKDPRGDPRADLRADPRGDPRGDPRADLRADPRGDPRGDPRADPRADLRGDPRADPRDPAFSREDLDRFYRSGSGAEEYYRRKDEAYRDPYRDPWNGRREPEAEDRARPEERRRNELYRQYYEELQRRYDTDRPVDCSVIVVNKAQKEYAETVGRKVRDLGMVVDLIFLNTEVSLTQALEDVGRARTPFAIIITQQHQVHRSCTVNILFGTPQEHRNMPMQDAMMLVAHNYDSYKVENREKEREEIARKAAKMADDVLLREPDRESHPVSVLTAITLLSENRFVTPEELDSLIAYLKDKRVRLVRSSTDPLSAPVHAAAPADVPSSAAGLSSSSHSALAPQQTSQFALSAAPSAPTNSSHQQELQAKILSLFTSGTGSSVGSGGLPSSGSQSQAYGSLGLPPSQGLPRPAMSAPPAAVSQGYGAPQGRMPVAPMGQRPPSSTSGINFDNPSVQKALDTLIQSGPSLNHLVGSGASQQQQQQQQVRPAQSMGQAPPMSMYPRHY
- the ncoa5 gene encoding nuclear receptor coactivator 5 isoform X1; this translates as MSRRRSRSPSPGNFSRSCSSTDPRDLERRIFVGNLPTNDMEKKDLGELFSPYGKVIGVSMFRGFGFVQFEHVEEAEAAKAAKKGRIYKGYKIDVNMAVERRQAKPQIQQSPPRRAPYSSYGDSKEPRPRSRSPVYGRDGRDGRESRDGRDSAREARPAGHSRDHDYRYRSSESRDKDPRGDPRADLRADPRGDPRGDPRADLRADPRGDPRGDPRADPRADLRGDPRADPRDPAFSREDLDRFYRSGSGAEEYYRRKDEAYRDPYRDPWNGRREPEAEDRARPEERRRNELYRQYYEELQRRYDTDRPVDCSVIVVNKAQNREYAETVGRKVRDLGMVVDLIFLNTEVSLTQALEDVGRARTPFAIIITQQHQVHRSCTVNILFGTPQEHRNMPMQDAMMLVAHNYDSYKVENREKEREEIARKAAKMADDVLLREPDRESHPVSVLTAITLLSENRFVTPEELDSLIAYLKDKRVRLVRSSTDPLSAPVHAAAPADVPSSAAGLSSSSHSALAPQQTSQFALSAAPSAPTNSSHQQELQAKILSLFTSGTGSSVGSGGLPSSGSQSQAYGSLGLPPSQGLPRPAMSAPPAAVSQGYGAPQGRMPVAPMGQRPPSSTSGINFDNPSVQKALDTLIQSGPSLNHLVGSGASQQQQQQQQVRPAQSMGQAPPMSMYPRHY